A region of Marinifilum sp. JC120 DNA encodes the following proteins:
- a CDS encoding tRNA-dihydrouridine synthase family protein, protein MKSLPISPDKPWLAPLAGYSDLPFRMLCRKRGCAVACTEMVSVKGIKYDGKGTKVLLATCPEDHPLVVQLFGGEPQDYSDTMPQLLDQGYSFFDLNSGCPVKKVLKTGGGSALHLDPDRLVETASTMVCIAGEGRVGVKIRLGFMNGEDNYLEIAKRLEDVGVAWITMHPRYAKQMFSGEADWSKLATLKQNVSVPVIGSGDLFTAEDGMECIRQTGIDGIMFARGALFDPAIFARYLKLLDDPQCATLPPFDLGKTMEEHINITREFDGSTRSFRKIRSILPRYAKGMDGIRAIRTKLTSCEDWDELIEAAREVSTLTMDRC, encoded by the coding sequence ATGAAATCACTTCCAATCAGTCCAGATAAACCATGGCTGGCGCCCCTGGCCGGATACTCAGACCTGCCATTTCGCATGCTCTGCCGTAAACGGGGATGCGCCGTGGCCTGTACAGAGATGGTCAGCGTCAAAGGTATAAAGTATGACGGCAAAGGAACTAAAGTCCTTCTGGCAACCTGTCCCGAAGATCATCCGCTGGTGGTCCAGCTCTTCGGCGGGGAGCCGCAGGACTATTCGGATACTATGCCCCAACTGCTTGACCAGGGCTACTCTTTTTTTGATTTAAACTCAGGCTGCCCGGTAAAGAAAGTCCTCAAAACCGGCGGAGGATCTGCCCTGCACCTTGACCCGGACAGATTAGTCGAAACAGCATCGACAATGGTCTGTATTGCCGGGGAAGGACGAGTCGGAGTCAAAATAAGACTCGGATTCATGAATGGCGAGGACAACTACCTCGAAATCGCCAAACGCCTTGAAGACGTTGGCGTTGCCTGGATCACCATGCATCCTCGATATGCCAAGCAGATGTTTTCAGGAGAAGCGGACTGGTCCAAACTGGCCACGTTGAAACAGAACGTCTCCGTCCCTGTAATAGGCAGTGGTGATCTTTTCACCGCTGAAGACGGCATGGAATGCATCAGGCAAACCGGAATTGACGGGATCATGTTTGCTCGCGGCGCGCTTTTCGACCCGGCTATTTTCGCCCGTTACCTGAAACTACTTGATGACCCGCAGTGTGCGACACTACCGCCCTTCGACCTCGGCAAAACTATGGAAGAGCATATCAATATTACCCGCGAGTTCGATGGCAGCACCCGTTCTTTTCGTAAGATCAGATCAATCCTGCCCCGCTATGCTAAGGGGATGGACGGAATCCGGGCTATTCGAACCAAGCTTACCTCTTGCGAAGACTGGGATGAACTAATAGAAGCTGCACGCGAAGTGTCCACACTTACCATGGACCGCTGTTAA
- a CDS encoding 50S ribosomal protein L1, translating into MPKHGKKYRKATEGTEQFGLTVEQAVASAVDKAYAKFDETVDVAINLGVDPKYSDQMIRGAVSLPNGLGKEVRIACFVNGEKEAEAKEAGADFVGGDDLVAKVKDGWLDFDKAIATPDMMAKVGQIGRVLGPRGLMPNAKTGTVTFDVAKAVNELKAGRVEFKVDKAGVLHAPIGKVSFGAEKLLENLKTLLETVGKMKPSSAKGTYMKAVAVATTMGPGFKIDPLSARKYSES; encoded by the coding sequence ATGCCTAAGCACGGAAAAAAATACAGAAAAGCAACAGAAGGTACAGAGCAGTTCGGCCTGACCGTCGAGCAAGCGGTAGCTTCTGCTGTAGATAAGGCATATGCCAAGTTCGACGAGACAGTTGATGTTGCCATCAACCTCGGCGTAGACCCTAAGTATTCAGACCAGATGATCCGCGGCGCAGTTTCTCTGCCCAACGGTCTTGGTAAAGAAGTAAGAATCGCTTGCTTCGTGAACGGGGAAAAAGAAGCGGAAGCCAAGGAAGCTGGCGCTGACTTTGTCGGTGGCGATGATTTGGTTGCCAAAGTTAAGGATGGATGGCTTGATTTCGATAAAGCTATCGCAACTCCTGACATGATGGCTAAAGTCGGTCAGATCGGCCGTGTGCTCGGACCTCGCGGTCTGATGCCTAACGCTAAGACTGGCACCGTTACTTTTGATGTGGCTAAAGCCGTTAATGAACTTAAAGCTGGACGCGTAGAATTCAAGGTCGACAAGGCCGGTGTTCTTCACGCGCCCATCGGAAAGGTTTCTTTCGGAGCTGAAAAGCTTCTTGAGAACCTCAAAACTCTGCTGGAAACAGTGGGCAAAATGAAACCTTCCTCTGCGAAAGGTACCTACATGAAGGCTGTTGCCGTAGCTACCACCATGGGACCCGGTTTCAAAATTGATCCCCTTTCCGCAAGAAAGTATTCAGAGTCCTAA
- a CDS encoding EAL domain-containing protein has protein sequence MENNIKSCITAISKVVSEDTLVIYFQPVVSLLSRSVIGFEAFARGVDENGETVASPACLFNSSLPIQAQLKIEQVCLNKGFEAYKPLYEKYRDILLFMNINCNVYSHEEGKDRSPHIQAEPFKYSPRMLAFEMDDAQLKESPPLGMIRSVQEKGYRLSVDNVIPSVDCMDRLHIIKPDFVKFDRRFYEGIEKSGRIKRKVASAWEMFSHCGVMPVAKGVESEAEAAALMQSGFYLQQGFFYSDSADDEGNEDSFSDKVSRISPSVRSDSQKKGEYAREIFRNFHMLLKSTMNRLQQEEDGEMSRIFEDLLKKNANIVSIYVLDSSGKQLSKRLAGRAADIFGLRMVPSAVGSDHSGSDFFTYLSSGFEKIAGSCGPDPLCHHGYNFIAGFYYKEGSRRGRILVLEYVSLSEDKEKD, from the coding sequence GTGGAAAACAATATTAAAAGTTGCATTACAGCCATCAGCAAGGTGGTGAGCGAAGATACTCTGGTTATATATTTTCAGCCTGTAGTTTCTCTTTTATCACGAAGTGTTATCGGTTTTGAGGCCTTTGCTCGTGGTGTTGATGAAAATGGTGAAACAGTGGCATCGCCCGCTTGTCTATTTAACTCCTCCCTACCCATTCAGGCACAGTTGAAAATTGAGCAGGTGTGTTTGAACAAAGGATTTGAAGCGTACAAGCCGTTGTACGAAAAATATCGGGATATACTGCTTTTTATGAATATCAACTGCAATGTATACAGCCATGAAGAGGGGAAAGACCGCAGTCCCCATATCCAGGCAGAGCCATTTAAGTATTCACCGCGTATGCTTGCTTTTGAAATGGATGACGCGCAGCTCAAGGAATCACCTCCATTGGGAATGATTCGTTCTGTGCAGGAGAAAGGGTACAGGCTGTCGGTTGATAATGTTATTCCTTCGGTGGATTGCATGGACCGGTTGCATATAATCAAGCCGGATTTCGTTAAGTTTGACCGCCGTTTTTATGAAGGAATTGAAAAGTCGGGTAGGATCAAAAGGAAAGTTGCTTCAGCTTGGGAAATGTTCTCCCACTGCGGCGTGATGCCCGTGGCTAAGGGCGTAGAGTCCGAAGCTGAGGCTGCTGCCCTTATGCAAAGCGGTTTTTATCTGCAACAGGGCTTTTTCTATTCCGACAGTGCTGATGATGAGGGGAATGAAGATTCATTCAGCGATAAGGTCAGCCGGATTAGTCCGTCTGTAAGGTCGGATAGCCAAAAAAAGGGTGAGTATGCCCGTGAAATTTTTAGAAATTTTCATATGTTGTTGAAAAGTACCATGAATCGTTTGCAGCAGGAAGAAGACGGTGAAATGAGTCGTATTTTTGAAGATTTGTTAAAAAAGAATGCAAATATTGTATCCATTTACGTTCTGGATAGTTCTGGAAAACAGCTTAGCAAACGTCTGGCCGGTCGGGCGGCCGACATTTTTGGTTTGCGTATGGTACCTTCGGCTGTTGGGAGTGATCATAGCGGAAGTGATTTTTTTACTTATCTTAGTTCAGGTTTTGAGAAAATCGCCGGATCATGTGGACCAGATCCGCTTTGCCACCATGGATATAATTTTATTGCCGGGTTTTATTACAAAGAAGGAAGTCGTAGAGGGCGGATTCTGGTTTTGGAATATGTCTCTTTGTCGGAAGACAAGGAAAAGGATTAG
- a CDS encoding CBS domain-containing protein: protein MVSPSDSKTKKRTGASFNPRVQYVLLMSFSVAIGMAAAGGAFLFRWLIENFQHLFWASGHSFLDMAANSPWWLVLFLPCAGGLVAGIIITNWAPEAQGPGVPEVIKALTVRGGIIRHRITFLKALVTSLLIGCGASVGREGPVVQIGASLGSSAARIFRLDPGMLPVCVASGAAAGISATFNAPLTGTLFAIEILLLDTEMSYVSHIIVASVTASALSKFFWGDFPTFDAPKFVFNNFEELIIFFLLGVLAGLVSITFTKMIQISEFTFDHIPIPAWIKPGLGGLILGAMALKIPAVLGVGYEAVNMGLTGVLPLDLALILLGAKLVATSLCIGSGMSGGIFAPSLVLGAALGVSVSSTINMVFPELALTHGQYALVGMGTVVAGTTLAPITAVLTVFELTYSYKIILPMMVGCITSALVVRILKGYSVYEAKLLRQGVNILRGHDESVMVNVALQEIMNKEFDHLHTTDSLDKAADMVLNSEFPHFPVLDEDEKLAGILTLRDMRAFLQNNQDLKGGAEIVNTLMVRTVVSLPADSNLKEAIIKFERTGVSFIPLVNPDNTVEGIIKSKDAMRIFRDKRYKNKILSSSL from the coding sequence ATGGTTTCCCCTTCTGATTCCAAAACAAAAAAACGTACTGGAGCCTCGTTTAATCCGAGGGTCCAGTACGTTTTACTTATGTCTTTCTCAGTAGCTATCGGCATGGCTGCAGCAGGAGGGGCTTTCCTTTTCCGTTGGCTGATTGAAAATTTCCAACACTTGTTCTGGGCCAGCGGGCACTCCTTTCTGGATATGGCTGCCAACTCTCCATGGTGGTTGGTACTTTTCCTGCCCTGCGCAGGAGGACTTGTCGCCGGCATAATCATAACTAATTGGGCGCCGGAAGCCCAAGGTCCCGGAGTTCCGGAAGTAATCAAAGCACTGACTGTACGGGGCGGAATTATCCGCCATCGCATAACCTTTCTTAAGGCTCTGGTCACCAGCCTGCTCATCGGTTGCGGGGCGTCAGTGGGACGGGAAGGCCCGGTTGTCCAGATCGGGGCATCTCTAGGCTCCTCCGCAGCAAGAATATTCCGCCTTGATCCGGGCATGCTTCCTGTCTGTGTGGCCTCGGGCGCAGCGGCTGGAATCTCGGCAACCTTCAATGCCCCGCTCACCGGAACCCTCTTTGCCATCGAAATACTGCTGCTGGACACCGAAATGTCCTATGTAAGCCACATAATAGTGGCCTCGGTTACTGCTTCCGCCCTCTCTAAATTTTTCTGGGGAGACTTCCCTACTTTCGATGCTCCCAAATTTGTTTTCAATAATTTCGAAGAATTGATAATCTTCTTTCTGTTGGGAGTCCTTGCCGGACTGGTATCAATCACTTTTACAAAAATGATCCAGATCAGCGAATTCACTTTTGACCATATTCCGATTCCGGCATGGATTAAACCCGGACTAGGCGGACTCATCCTCGGTGCAATGGCTCTCAAAATACCAGCTGTGCTGGGCGTAGGCTACGAAGCCGTGAACATGGGTTTGACCGGAGTGCTGCCTCTTGATCTTGCCCTGATTCTTCTCGGTGCAAAACTGGTTGCCACATCCCTTTGTATCGGCTCCGGCATGAGCGGTGGAATTTTCGCCCCTTCACTTGTATTGGGTGCTGCGCTAGGGGTCTCGGTAAGCTCCACCATCAATATGGTTTTCCCGGAACTGGCCCTGACCCACGGCCAATACGCTCTTGTGGGCATGGGCACCGTGGTGGCCGGAACCACCCTTGCTCCCATAACCGCAGTACTCACTGTTTTTGAACTAACTTATTCCTACAAGATAATTCTGCCCATGATGGTTGGGTGCATCACCAGTGCGTTGGTAGTCCGCATCCTCAAAGGATATTCCGTATATGAAGCCAAACTGCTGCGTCAGGGAGTAAATATTCTTCGTGGTCACGATGAATCCGTGATGGTCAATGTTGCACTGCAGGAAATTATGAATAAAGAATTTGACCATCTGCATACAACCGACAGCCTCGACAAAGCAGCAGATATGGTGCTTAACTCCGAATTTCCACATTTTCCGGTGCTGGATGAAGATGAAAAACTTGCTGGAATCCTGACCCTGCGCGACATGCGGGCTTTTCTTCAAAATAATCAGGATTTAAAAGGCGGTGCTGAAATTGTGAATACCCTGATGGTCCGCACTGTTGTTTCTCTTCCAGCGGATTCGAATCTCAAGGAAGCCATTATAAAATTTGAAAGGACCGGGGTTTCATTTATACCACTCGTCAATCCTGATAATACTGTGGAAGGGATAATTAAATCCAAAGACGCTATGAGAATTTTCCGCGATAAAAGATATAAAAATAAAATTCTGTCGTCCTCGCTCTAA
- the secE gene encoding preprotein translocase subunit SecE, translated as MAKKKNKSAGVQAKAEAQGAGGKIKQFTEFLEQSKVEIKKVVWPTQKETIQTCTAVLVLVVVMSLFLGVVDMGLSKLVETILS; from the coding sequence ATGGCCAAGAAAAAAAATAAAAGTGCGGGAGTTCAGGCTAAGGCTGAAGCTCAGGGTGCCGGTGGAAAGATTAAACAGTTCACCGAATTTCTGGAGCAGTCTAAGGTCGAAATCAAGAAGGTCGTATGGCCTACTCAGAAAGAGACTATACAGACCTGTACCGCCGTCTTGGTCCTTGTCGTAGTCATGTCGCTTTTTCTGGGTGTTGTTGACATGGGTCTCAGCAAACTTGTTGAGACAATCCTGTCTTAA
- a CDS encoding chemotaxis signal transduction protein CheV codes for MAQTDILLEAGTNELEIVEFWLEEEPREEGEGNYRGFYGVNVAKVLEIIRIPEKITKLPKVAHPAIMGTFNLRNKVIPLVDLSHWLKKPRVETEPPKVIVTEFNNVSSAFLVSGVTRIHRISWEKVEAPSNYVSTLSEDSITGVVKFDDRISLILDLEKIVAELNPDLGLKLDDSIDWANHAGYKAIIADDSTLIREMLFEMMVRAKFSVEMANTGRDCWDKLVAMKNRSIEEGKPITDYVNVVISDIEMPVMDGHNLTVRIKSDEVLKQLPVILFSSIITDKLRHKGVSVGADDQISKPEVTQLAQRAIALIEK; via the coding sequence ATGGCCCAGACCGACATTTTACTTGAAGCTGGCACGAATGAACTTGAAATCGTTGAGTTCTGGCTTGAAGAAGAACCCCGCGAAGAAGGCGAAGGCAACTATCGCGGTTTTTACGGCGTAAACGTTGCCAAAGTTTTGGAAATTATCAGAATTCCTGAAAAAATTACCAAACTTCCCAAGGTTGCGCATCCGGCCATTATGGGCACATTTAACCTGCGCAACAAGGTTATTCCCCTTGTAGATCTGAGCCATTGGCTCAAAAAACCGCGTGTTGAAACAGAGCCTCCTAAAGTCATTGTGACCGAGTTCAACAATGTTTCCTCCGCTTTTCTTGTCTCCGGGGTAACCCGAATTCACAGAATCAGCTGGGAAAAGGTTGAAGCTCCTTCCAACTATGTATCCACCCTCTCCGAGGACTCCATTACCGGTGTTGTTAAATTCGATGACCGGATATCGCTGATTCTTGACCTTGAAAAAATCGTAGCTGAGCTCAATCCCGATCTCGGACTAAAACTTGACGATTCTATTGATTGGGCCAACCACGCAGGCTATAAGGCCATCATTGCTGACGACTCTACCCTGATCAGGGAAATGCTCTTTGAAATGATGGTCCGGGCCAAATTCTCTGTGGAAATGGCTAATACAGGGCGTGACTGTTGGGACAAACTTGTCGCAATGAAAAATAGATCTATTGAAGAAGGGAAGCCAATAACCGACTACGTCAATGTCGTCATTTCCGACATCGAAATGCCTGTTATGGACGGACACAACCTCACCGTGCGCATCAAGTCAGACGAGGTTCTCAAACAGCTGCCTGTAATCCTGTTTTCCTCCATCATTACCGATAAGTTGCGCCACAAGGGTGTATCTGTAGGTGCGGACGACCAGATTTCAAAGCCGGAAGTAACCCAACTGGCACAGCGCGCCATTGCCTTAATTGAAAAATAA
- the nusG gene encoding transcription termination/antitermination protein NusG has product MSEDAEKPQGKKARWYIVHTYSGFEQRVEQTVREMMRTGQDKGLIEEVVVPTEKVVELVKGEKRTSTRKFYPGYVMIKMIMEDESWHLIQSIPRVTGFIGGKNRPTPMRDSEAAKILSLMEDRQEQPRPKFNFDRGDEVRVIDGPFSGFNGVVEDVNYDKGKLRVSVSIFGRQTPVELDFVQVTKG; this is encoded by the coding sequence ATGAGCGAAGACGCTGAAAAACCTCAGGGAAAGAAGGCCCGCTGGTACATTGTTCATACCTATTCAGGTTTTGAACAGCGGGTTGAGCAGACTGTCCGTGAGATGATGAGAACCGGTCAGGACAAAGGACTGATCGAAGAAGTCGTCGTTCCCACGGAGAAAGTTGTCGAGCTGGTTAAAGGGGAAAAAAGAACATCTACCCGGAAATTTTACCCGGGTTATGTCATGATCAAAATGATCATGGAGGATGAATCATGGCATCTCATCCAATCTATTCCTCGTGTTACCGGATTCATTGGTGGCAAAAACCGCCCGACTCCAATGCGCGACAGCGAAGCAGCCAAAATCCTGAGCCTGATGGAAGACCGTCAGGAACAGCCGAGACCCAAGTTCAACTTTGACCGTGGCGATGAAGTCAGGGTTATTGATGGACCTTTCAGCGGTTTCAACGGCGTTGTAGAAGATGTCAACTACGATAAAGGCAAGCTTCGGGTGTCAGTCTCCATTTTCGGCCGCCAGACCCCAGTGGAACTTGACTTCGTTCAGGTAACCAAAGGGTAG
- the tuf gene encoding elongation factor Tu — MGKAKFERGKPHVNIGTIGHIDHGKTTLTAAITKIAGLAGNGEYVAFDEIDKAPEEKERGITIATAHVEYETENRHYAHVDCPGHADYIKNMITGAAQMDGAILVVAATDGPMPQTREHILLARQVGVPGIVVFLNKCDMVDDEELLELVEMEVRELLSSYDFPGDDLPVILGSALKALECDSAGDDAAKPILDLLAACDSYIEEPERDIDKPFLMPIEDVFSISGRGTVVTGRVERGVVKVGEEVEIVGIKETAKTTCTGVEMFRKLLDQGQAGDNVGVLLRGIKREEVERGQVLAAPGSINPHTKFKAEVYVLSKDEGGRHTPFFSGYRPQFYFRTTDITGVVTLDEGVEMVMPGDNATFNVEMINPVAMDPGLRFAIREGGRTVGAGVVTEILE; from the coding sequence ATGGGTAAGGCTAAATTTGAACGCGGTAAGCCTCATGTTAATATCGGTACCATCGGTCACATTGACCACGGTAAAACTACTCTGACTGCTGCTATCACCAAGATCGCAGGTCTTGCTGGTAACGGCGAGTACGTTGCCTTTGATGAAATTGACAAGGCACCCGAAGAAAAAGAACGCGGTATCACCATTGCTACTGCGCACGTTGAATACGAAACTGAAAACCGTCACTACGCTCACGTAGACTGCCCCGGTCACGCTGACTACATCAAGAATATGATTACTGGTGCAGCTCAGATGGACGGCGCAATCCTCGTTGTTGCGGCTACCGACGGTCCCATGCCTCAGACTCGTGAGCACATCCTGCTCGCTCGTCAGGTTGGTGTTCCCGGAATCGTTGTATTCCTGAACAAATGCGACATGGTTGATGACGAAGAACTGCTCGAACTCGTAGAAATGGAAGTTCGCGAACTTCTCTCTTCTTACGATTTCCCCGGTGATGACCTTCCGGTTATCCTCGGTTCCGCTCTTAAAGCTCTCGAGTGCGATAGTGCTGGTGATGACGCTGCAAAGCCCATCCTCGACCTTCTCGCAGCTTGTGACTCCTACATTGAAGAGCCCGAGCGCGACATCGACAAACCTTTCCTCATGCCTATCGAAGACGTTTTCTCCATCTCCGGTCGTGGTACCGTTGTTACCGGTCGCGTAGAACGCGGTGTGGTAAAAGTTGGTGAAGAAGTTGAAATCGTTGGTATTAAAGAAACCGCCAAGACTACTTGTACTGGTGTTGAAATGTTCCGCAAGCTGCTCGATCAGGGTCAGGCTGGCGATAACGTTGGTGTTCTTCTCCGCGGTATTAAGCGTGAAGAAGTTGAACGTGGACAGGTTCTTGCTGCTCCCGGTTCCATCAACCCTCACACCAAGTTCAAAGCAGAAGTATACGTTCTCTCTAAAGACGAAGGTGGACGTCACACTCCTTTCTTCTCCGGCTACCGTCCTCAGTTCTACTTCCGTACAACTGACATCACCGGTGTTGTAACTCTCGATGAAGGCGTTGAAATGGTTATGCCTGGCGATAACGCTACTTTCAACGTTGAAATGATCAACCCAGTTGCTATGGATCCGGGTCTGCGCTTCGCTATTCGCGAAGGTGGCCGTACCGTTGGCGCAGGTGTTGTAACTGAAATTCTGGAGTAA
- a CDS encoding 50S ribosomal protein L10, with amino-acid sequence MNRQEKAQIIEQLKDRAERASIAIVTDFKGLGVEEFTQLRANLRNVGVDCQVVKNTLARLAFTGTEHEVLADKFKENCAVVTGYDDPVAAAKAVADFAKESKTFEMRFASLEGKFLDEDGVQALSKLPSKEELLGKTLGTMNAVPTNFVSLLANVPRGLLNVLSAVKDQKDAA; translated from the coding sequence GTGAACAGGCAAGAAAAAGCCCAGATTATTGAGCAGCTTAAAGATAGAGCTGAAAGGGCGAGTATTGCCATCGTTACTGACTTCAAAGGCCTTGGTGTGGAAGAGTTTACTCAGCTCCGCGCTAACCTGCGTAATGTCGGTGTCGATTGCCAAGTAGTCAAGAACACTCTGGCCCGGTTGGCTTTTACTGGTACTGAACATGAAGTACTGGCTGACAAATTCAAGGAAAACTGCGCAGTTGTAACCGGATATGATGATCCTGTTGCAGCAGCTAAAGCAGTTGCTGATTTCGCAAAAGAAAGCAAAACTTTCGAAATGCGTTTCGCATCCCTTGAGGGCAAATTTCTTGACGAAGATGGCGTGCAGGCGCTTTCCAAGCTTCCGAGCAAGGAAGAGCTCCTCGGCAAAACTCTGGGTACAATGAATGCTGTACCTACCAACTTTGTGAGCTTGCTCGCAAATGTACCTCGCGGCCTTCTGAATGTTCTTTCCGCAGTGAAAGATCAGAAAGACGCTGCATAA
- the hypE gene encoding hydrogenase expression/formation protein HypE: MSSDKVLLDYGSGGKASQRLISELFLKHFANDELDRLNDAATLNLKGQISMSTDSFTVDPIFFPGGDIGSLAVHGTVNDVAMLGAIPRYLTCAYIIEEGLPMDDLEKIVKSMGEACRHAGVNIVTGDTKVVPKGMVDKIFINTTGVGEIIADPAPSGDRAAVGDAVLVSGTMGDHGLTILGTREGLSLESNVQSDSAALNHLLVKLVQEIPDVHVLRDPTRGGLATTLNEITVSSNVCCELEESAIPVLPEVAGGCSFLGLDPLYLANEGKFLCILPQEYAEQALEIMRADELGKDACQVGTITEANPGKVILVTPLGGKRLLNMLEGEQLPRIC, translated from the coding sequence ATGTCCTCAGATAAAGTTTTGCTCGATTACGGCTCTGGTGGAAAGGCTTCCCAGAGGCTTATTTCCGAACTTTTCCTCAAGCATTTTGCAAACGATGAACTTGATAGGCTCAATGATGCTGCCACCTTGAACCTGAAAGGGCAGATATCCATGAGCACGGACAGTTTCACTGTTGATCCTATCTTTTTCCCCGGCGGTGATATCGGTTCACTTGCTGTTCACGGTACTGTGAACGATGTGGCTATGCTCGGTGCAATTCCTCGCTACCTGACCTGTGCGTATATTATTGAAGAAGGTTTGCCCATGGACGATCTGGAGAAGATCGTTAAATCAATGGGCGAGGCTTGCAGGCACGCCGGGGTAAATATTGTTACCGGTGATACAAAGGTCGTACCCAAGGGCATGGTTGATAAGATTTTTATCAACACTACCGGAGTAGGCGAGATCATTGCCGACCCTGCGCCTAGCGGCGACCGTGCTGCGGTAGGTGATGCTGTATTGGTCAGCGGAACCATGGGAGATCACGGTTTGACCATTCTTGGAACTCGCGAAGGGCTTTCCCTTGAATCCAATGTTCAGAGCGACAGTGCTGCCCTGAACCATCTGTTGGTCAAACTGGTACAGGAAATCCCTGATGTCCACGTGCTGCGTGACCCCACAAGAGGCGGACTGGCAACGACTTTGAACGAGATTACCGTTTCTTCAAATGTCTGCTGCGAATTGGAAGAATCAGCAATTCCGGTACTTCCCGAAGTTGCCGGTGGGTGTTCTTTCCTCGGACTCGATCCGCTCTATCTTGCCAATGAGGGTAAGTTTTTGTGCATCCTGCCGCAGGAATATGCGGAGCAGGCACTTGAGATCATGCGTGCTGATGAATTAGGCAAGGATGCATGTCAGGTCGGAACCATTACTGAAGCCAATCCCGGTAAGGTTATTCTTGTTACCCCCCTTGGTGGCAAAAGGCTGCTCAATATGCTGGAAGGTGAGCAATTGCCCCGTATTTGTTAA
- a CDS encoding 50S ribosomal protein L7/L12 encodes MADITKDQVVDFISNMTVLELSEFIKELEEKFGVSAAAPVAAVAAMPGAAGGAAEAEEQTEFDVILKGAGGNKIAVIKAVRALTGLGLKEAKAKVDEAPAAIKEGVEKAEAEEALKQLEEAGAEAEMK; translated from the coding sequence ATGGCAGATATCACCAAAGATCAGGTAGTTGATTTTATTTCCAATATGACTGTTCTCGAACTCTCCGAGTTCATCAAAGAACTGGAAGAGAAGTTCGGCGTTTCCGCAGCAGCTCCCGTAGCAGCAGTAGCAGCTATGCCCGGCGCAGCAGGCGGCGCAGCAGAAGCTGAAGAACAGACCGAATTCGACGTTATCCTGAAAGGCGCTGGCGGCAACAAAATTGCTGTTATTAAAGCAGTTCGCGCTCTGACCGGTCTCGGCCTCAAAGAAGCCAAGGCTAAAGTTGATGAAGCTCCCGCAGCTATCAAAGAAGGCGTAGAAAAAGCAGAAGCTGAAGAAGCTCTTAAGCAGCTTGAAGAAGCCGGTGCTGAAGCCGAAATGAAGTAA
- the rplK gene encoding 50S ribosomal protein L11 codes for MAKKEIGKIKLQIPAGSANPSPPVGPALGQHGVNIMEFCKAFNAKTQDQKGMIIPVIITVYQDRSFSFITKTPPASTLLLKAAKLAKGSGEPNKNKVGKVTKAQVKEIAELKAPDLTAADTEAAMKSIMGTARSMGIEVTE; via the coding sequence ATGGCCAAGAAAGAAATAGGCAAAATCAAGCTTCAGATACCTGCTGGCTCAGCAAACCCGTCCCCTCCGGTCGGTCCTGCTCTCGGTCAGCACGGTGTAAATATAATGGAATTCTGCAAGGCGTTCAACGCTAAAACGCAGGATCAGAAGGGCATGATCATTCCGGTGATTATCACTGTCTACCAAGACAGGTCCTTTTCCTTCATTACCAAGACTCCTCCGGCATCTACCCTCCTGCTTAAAGCTGCAAAGCTTGCAAAGGGTTCCGGTGAGCCTAACAAAAACAAGGTCGGTAAAGTAACCAAGGCTCAGGTTAAAGAAATTGCTGAGCTGAAGGCTCCCGACCTGACCGCTGCCGATACTGAAGCTGCCATGAAATCCATCATGGGAACAGCCCGCAGTATGGGCATTGAAGTCACAGAATAG
- the rpmG gene encoding 50S ribosomal protein L33, giving the protein MRVKVLMQCTECKRRNYSTMKNKKNTTGRVELKKYCPFDKKHTLHRETK; this is encoded by the coding sequence ATGCGTGTCAAAGTTCTGATGCAGTGCACCGAGTGTAAGCGTCGTAACTATTCGACGATGAAGAATAAGAAGAACACTACTGGTCGTGTCGAACTGAAGAAGTATTGCCCTTTTGATAAGAAGCATACTCTTCACAGAGAAACCAAGTAG